From the Pseudomonas baltica genome, one window contains:
- a CDS encoding AEC family transporter, whose translation MLEVLGITAPIFCIIGMGYLAARFSLLSREQMRGLGTFVITFAMPALVIRALALRPIAEVLNPHYLIAYVLASLGCLAVGLVVFRKLHGHNLSNSAIAAMGMGTSNSGFIGYPIALMAVGPQAGVALALGMMVENLVMIPLALALAEAGHQGGGSTLTVVRETFKRLSRNPLILAIITGGILSIAEVKLPVVPLKLIEMLSMASAPVALFVIGGVLYGTKVRGQVGEILQIGAGKLILHPLLLSLGFLVLADVEPAMMTAGLIMASAPMMSVYPILGQRFGLEGRCAAALVITTLASFITISLLLIFIKH comes from the coding sequence TTGCTGGAAGTTCTCGGAATCACCGCACCCATTTTCTGCATCATCGGCATGGGCTACCTGGCCGCCCGTTTTTCCCTGTTGAGCCGTGAACAGATGCGCGGCCTTGGTACATTCGTGATCACCTTCGCCATGCCGGCGCTGGTCATCCGTGCCCTGGCCCTGCGGCCGATTGCCGAAGTCCTCAACCCCCATTACCTGATCGCCTATGTACTGGCGTCATTGGGCTGCCTGGCGGTAGGGCTGGTGGTGTTTCGCAAGCTGCATGGGCACAACCTCAGCAACAGTGCGATCGCTGCCATGGGCATGGGCACCTCCAACAGTGGCTTTATCGGCTATCCGATTGCCCTGATGGCCGTCGGGCCCCAGGCCGGCGTCGCACTGGCTCTCGGCATGATGGTCGAGAACCTGGTGATGATTCCGCTGGCATTGGCGCTCGCCGAGGCGGGTCATCAGGGCGGCGGTTCGACGCTGACGGTGGTCCGTGAAACGTTCAAGCGTCTGTCGCGCAATCCGCTGATCCTGGCGATCATCACCGGAGGTATTCTGTCGATCGCCGAGGTCAAGTTGCCGGTGGTGCCGCTCAAGCTGATCGAAATGCTCTCGATGGCTTCCGCGCCTGTGGCGTTGTTCGTGATCGGCGGCGTGCTGTACGGCACCAAGGTGCGCGGGCAGGTGGGGGAAATCCTGCAGATCGGGGCGGGCAAGCTGATCCTGCATCCGTTGCTGCTCAGCCTCGGCTTCCTGGTACTGGCCGACGTCGAGCCGGCGATGATGACCGCGGGCCTGATCATGGCCAGTGCGCCGATGATGAGCGTGTATCCGATCCTGGGGCAGCGCTTCGGCCTTGAAGGTCGCTGTGCCGCCGCCTTGGTGATCACCACGCTGGCGTCCTTCATTACCATCAGTTTGTTGCTGATCTTCATCAAGCACTAA
- a CDS encoding branched-chain amino acid ABC transporter permease has translation MTRDIFMLALLDGVSYAGLLFLVALGLTFIFGVVRILNVAHGSLYACGGYAAASLGVWLGQGGDSLAASLTALIGGALLVGVVLGTVLMLLLRRFQDRDPILQLLVTFGAFMIFEDLQRMIWGTQPYFVSDVVNQMGTSQLLGVVYMNYQLMFVPGAAIAVYLLLQWFLRRTLIGRQIVAVTHDREVATAMGINAKRIAYLTFVVGAMLGSLGGALASPTTSLVPGIGADMIVLSFAVVASAGLGQISGALIVALMIGLSRSFCVYLMPELEVVMPYVIMVLVLLIRPQGLFTVAQARRI, from the coding sequence ATGACCCGCGACATCTTCATGCTGGCGCTGCTCGATGGGGTGTCGTATGCGGGGTTGTTGTTTCTGGTGGCGCTGGGGCTGACCTTCATCTTTGGCGTGGTGCGCATCCTCAACGTCGCCCATGGCAGCCTGTATGCCTGCGGCGGCTATGCGGCGGCGTCGCTGGGCGTGTGGCTGGGGCAGGGCGGTGATTCGCTGGCTGCCTCGCTGACGGCGCTGATCGGTGGCGCACTGCTGGTCGGGGTGGTCCTCGGCACCGTGCTGATGCTGTTGCTGCGGCGCTTTCAGGACCGCGACCCGATTCTGCAACTGCTGGTCACCTTCGGCGCCTTCATGATCTTCGAAGACCTGCAGCGGATGATCTGGGGCACCCAGCCGTATTTCGTCTCCGACGTCGTCAATCAGATGGGCACCTCGCAGCTGCTGGGCGTGGTGTACATGAACTACCAGCTGATGTTCGTGCCGGGCGCAGCCATTGCCGTGTACCTGCTGCTGCAGTGGTTCTTGCGGCGCACTCTCATCGGCCGGCAGATCGTTGCGGTCACCCATGATCGCGAAGTGGCCACCGCCATGGGCATCAATGCCAAGCGTATCGCCTACCTGACTTTCGTGGTCGGCGCCATGCTCGGCTCGCTGGGGGGCGCATTGGCCTCGCCGACCACCTCACTGGTGCCCGGCATCGGGGCCGACATGATCGTGCTGTCGTTCGCCGTGGTCGCCAGTGCCGGGCTCGGGCAGATCTCCGGCGCACTGATCGTTGCGCTGATGATCGGCCTGTCGCGGTCCTTCTGCGTGTACCTGATGCCCGAGCTCGAGGTAGTGATGCCTTACGTGATCATGGTGCTGGTGCTGCTGATCCGCCCGCAAGGGCTGTTCACCGTGGCGCAGGCGAGGAGGATCTGA
- the mexE gene encoding multidrug efflux RND transporter periplasmic adaptor subunit MexE, with protein sequence MEQSFNHLRFPLAAIALVVMTACGRAPEVAQAPAAPQVSVAKVLEQPINEWDEFTGRLEAPETVEVRPRVSGQIDKVAFTEGALVKKGDLLFQIDPRPFQAEVNRLDAQLAQARATAARTDNEAQRGERLKASNAISAELAETRTTTAQEARAGVAAIQAQLDLARLNLSFTRVTAPISGRVSRAAITAGNIVTADQTPLTTLVSTEKVYAYFDADERVFLKYNQLSRAGQRSQTSPVYLGLSNEDGNPHLGQMDFVDNQVNPRTGTIRGRAVFDNSDGSYTPGLYARLKLVGSKTYDAVLIKDEAVGTDLGKKFVLVMDKDNKAAYRSVELGPKLEGLRIVRSGLVKGDSIVVNGLQRVRPGSTVTPQDVPMASDATLAALAQQQQALEARTTVKTDSPAPRLAAVTSPRG encoded by the coding sequence ATGGAACAGTCTTTCAATCACTTGCGTTTTCCTCTCGCGGCCATCGCCCTGGTGGTCATGACTGCCTGCGGTCGCGCGCCGGAGGTTGCTCAGGCCCCAGCTGCACCCCAGGTCAGCGTCGCCAAAGTGCTGGAGCAGCCGATCAACGAATGGGACGAGTTCACCGGCCGCCTCGAAGCGCCGGAAACCGTCGAAGTGCGGCCGCGCGTATCCGGTCAGATCGACAAGGTGGCCTTTACCGAAGGCGCGTTGGTGAAAAAAGGCGACCTGCTGTTCCAGATCGATCCGCGCCCGTTCCAGGCCGAGGTCAACCGTCTGGATGCACAGCTCGCCCAGGCGCGCGCCACGGCCGCTCGCACCGACAACGAAGCGCAGCGCGGCGAGCGCCTGAAAGCCAGCAATGCGATTTCTGCCGAGCTGGCGGAAACGCGCACCACCACCGCCCAGGAAGCCCGCGCCGGTGTCGCGGCCATCCAGGCGCAACTCGATCTGGCGCGCCTGAACCTGAGCTTCACCCGGGTGACCGCCCCCATCAGCGGTCGCGTCAGCCGCGCGGCCATCACCGCTGGCAACATCGTCACCGCCGACCAGACGCCACTGACCACCCTGGTCTCGACCGAAAAGGTGTATGCCTACTTCGACGCCGACGAGCGCGTGTTCCTCAAATACAACCAGCTGTCGCGCGCCGGCCAGCGCAGCCAGACCAGCCCGGTGTACCTGGGCCTGTCCAACGAAGATGGCAACCCGCACCTGGGCCAGATGGATTTCGTCGACAACCAGGTCAACCCGCGCACCGGCACCATCCGTGGCCGCGCCGTGTTCGACAACAGCGACGGCAGTTACACCCCGGGCTTGTATGCGCGCCTGAAACTGGTCGGCAGCAAGACCTACGACGCCGTGCTGATCAAGGACGAAGCCGTCGGCACCGACCTGGGCAAGAAATTCGTGCTGGTGATGGACAAGGACAACAAGGCCGCTTACCGCTCAGTCGAACTGGGGCCCAAGCTTGAAGGCCTGCGCATCGTACGCAGTGGCCTGGTCAAGGGCGACAGCATTGTCGTCAACGGCCTGCAACGGGTACGTCCGGGCTCTACCGTGACCCCGCAGGACGTACCGATGGCCAGTGACGCGACCCTCGCCGCCCTCGCCCAGCAGCAACAGGCCCTCGAAGCCCGCACCACCGTCAAGACCGATTCGCCGGCGCCCCGCCTGGCGGCTGTTACCTCGCCACGCGGTTAA
- a CDS encoding efflux RND transporter permease subunit, translating to MNFSQFFIKRPIFAAVLSLVILIAGGISLFQLPISEYPEVVPPTVVVRATFPGANPKVIGETIAAPLEQAITGVEHMLYMSSQSTADGKLTLTITFALGTDLDNAQVQVQNRVTRTEPKLPEEVTRIGITVDKASPDLTMVVHLTSPDKRYDMLYLSNYATLNIKDELASLNGIGDVQLFGMGEYSLRVWLDPNKVASRNLTATDVVTAIREQNRQVAAGQLGAPPAPNATSFQMSINTQGRLVNEEEFENIVVRAGADGEITRLKDIARIELGSSQYALRSLLDNQPAVAIPIFQRPGSNAIQISNDVRAKMAELKKNFPEGMDYAIAYDPTIFVRGSIEAVVHTLFEALILVVVVVIVFLQTWRASIIPLVAVPVSLIGTFAVMHLFGFSLNALSLFGLVLAIGIVVDDAIVVVENVERNIELGLEPVAATRKAMSEVTGPIIATALVLCAVFVPAAFISGLTGQFYKQFALTIAISTVISAFNSLTLSPALSAVLLKGHDAPKDRFSKFLDASLGWFFRPFNRVFEKASHGYVGAVRRVIRGSGIALFVYAGLMGLTYLGFATTPTGFVPPQDKQYLVAFAQLPDASSLDRTEDVIKRMSDIALKQPGVQSAIAFPGLSINGFTNSPNNGIVFVTLKPFDERRDPSLSAGAIAGALNGKYAAIQDAYMAIFPPPPVMGLGTIGGFRLQIEDRGNLGYEELYKETQNIIAKSRSVPELAGLFTSYTVNVPQVDASIDREKAKTHGVAISDIFDTLQVYLGSLYANDFNRFGRTYQVNVQAEQQFRLDPEQIGQLKVRNNLGEMVPLATFIKVGSTSGPDRVMHYNGFVTAEISGAAAPGYSSGQAQAAVEKLLKQELPNGMTYEWTEITYQQILSGNTALLVFPLCVLLAFLVLAAQYESWSLPLAVILIVPMTLLSAITGVILSGSDNNIFTQIGLIVLVGLACKNAILIVEFAKDKQQEGLDPLAAVLEACRMRLRPILMTSFAFIMGVVPLVISTGAGAEMRHAMGVAVFSGMLGVTFFGLLLTPVFFVLIRRYVERAQARKSARTEHTRALAQESH from the coding sequence ATGAACTTCTCGCAATTCTTCATCAAGCGGCCGATCTTCGCCGCTGTGTTGTCGCTGGTGATCCTCATCGCCGGCGGCATCTCGCTGTTCCAGTTGCCCATCAGCGAGTACCCGGAAGTGGTACCGCCGACCGTGGTGGTGCGCGCCACCTTCCCCGGCGCCAACCCCAAGGTCATCGGTGAAACCATAGCCGCCCCGCTGGAGCAGGCCATCACCGGTGTCGAGCACATGCTGTACATGTCCTCGCAATCGACTGCCGACGGCAAGCTGACCCTGACCATCACCTTCGCCCTCGGCACCGACCTGGACAACGCACAGGTTCAGGTACAGAACCGTGTGACCCGTACCGAACCCAAGCTGCCTGAAGAAGTGACGCGTATCGGTATCACCGTCGACAAGGCCTCGCCAGACCTGACCATGGTGGTCCATCTGACCTCCCCTGATAAGCGCTACGACATGCTTTACCTGTCCAACTACGCGACGCTCAACATCAAGGATGAGCTGGCGAGCCTGAACGGTATCGGTGATGTACAGCTGTTCGGCATGGGCGAATACTCGCTGCGCGTCTGGCTGGACCCGAACAAGGTCGCTTCGCGCAACTTGACCGCCACCGATGTGGTCACGGCCATTCGTGAACAGAACCGCCAGGTGGCCGCCGGCCAGCTCGGCGCACCGCCGGCGCCAAACGCGACAAGTTTCCAGATGTCGATCAACACTCAGGGCCGGCTGGTCAACGAAGAAGAATTCGAGAACATCGTGGTGCGCGCCGGTGCCGATGGAGAGATCACGCGCCTCAAGGATATCGCCCGCATCGAACTCGGCTCCAGCCAGTACGCCCTGCGCTCACTGCTCGACAATCAGCCTGCGGTGGCGATTCCGATCTTCCAGCGTCCTGGGTCCAACGCCATTCAAATATCCAACGATGTTCGCGCCAAGATGGCCGAACTCAAGAAGAACTTCCCCGAAGGCATGGATTACGCCATCGCCTACGATCCGACGATATTCGTGCGCGGGTCCATCGAGGCCGTGGTCCATACCCTGTTCGAAGCGTTGATCCTGGTGGTCGTGGTGGTCATCGTGTTCCTGCAGACCTGGCGCGCCTCGATCATTCCCCTGGTGGCCGTGCCTGTCTCGCTGATCGGCACCTTCGCGGTCATGCACCTGTTCGGCTTTTCGCTCAACGCCCTGTCGCTGTTCGGCCTGGTGCTGGCCATCGGTATCGTGGTGGATGACGCCATCGTCGTGGTGGAAAACGTCGAGCGCAACATCGAACTAGGGCTCGAGCCCGTCGCTGCGACCCGCAAAGCCATGAGCGAGGTGACTGGACCTATCATCGCGACGGCGCTGGTGCTGTGCGCGGTCTTCGTTCCTGCGGCGTTCATCTCCGGGCTCACCGGGCAGTTCTACAAACAGTTCGCATTGACCATCGCCATCTCGACCGTCATCTCGGCGTTCAACTCCTTGACGTTGTCGCCGGCGCTTTCCGCGGTACTGCTCAAGGGACACGACGCGCCCAAGGATCGGTTTTCGAAGTTTCTGGATGCCTCGTTGGGTTGGTTCTTTCGTCCCTTCAACCGCGTCTTTGAAAAAGCCAGCCATGGGTATGTGGGTGCGGTACGTCGAGTGATTCGCGGCAGCGGCATTGCCCTGTTCGTCTACGCCGGATTGATGGGCCTGACGTATCTCGGCTTCGCCACCACTCCCACCGGTTTCGTGCCCCCGCAGGACAAGCAATATCTGGTGGCCTTCGCGCAACTGCCGGATGCCTCGAGCCTGGACCGCACGGAGGACGTGATCAAGCGCATGTCCGATATCGCGCTCAAGCAACCGGGTGTCCAGTCCGCCATTGCGTTTCCGGGACTGTCGATCAACGGCTTCACCAACAGCCCTAACAACGGCATCGTGTTCGTCACGCTCAAGCCATTCGACGAGCGCCGGGACCCGAGCCTTTCGGCGGGCGCCATCGCCGGCGCGCTGAACGGCAAGTACGCGGCCATTCAGGACGCCTACATGGCGATCTTCCCGCCGCCGCCGGTCATGGGGCTGGGGACCATTGGCGGTTTCCGCCTGCAAATCGAAGACCGCGGCAACCTGGGCTACGAGGAGCTGTACAAGGAAACCCAAAACATCATCGCCAAAAGTCGCAGCGTGCCGGAACTCGCCGGGCTGTTCACCAGCTACACCGTCAACGTTCCGCAAGTGGATGCCAGCATCGACCGCGAGAAAGCCAAGACCCACGGTGTGGCGATCAGTGACATCTTCGACACCCTGCAGGTGTACCTGGGTTCGCTCTATGCGAACGACTTCAACCGCTTCGGCCGCACCTATCAGGTCAATGTCCAGGCCGAGCAGCAGTTCCGTCTTGACCCTGAGCAGATCGGTCAACTGAAGGTGCGCAACAACCTGGGCGAGATGGTCCCACTGGCGACCTTCATCAAGGTGGGCAGCACCTCGGGGCCTGACCGGGTAATGCATTACAACGGCTTCGTGACCGCAGAAATCAGTGGCGCCGCCGCGCCGGGCTACAGCTCTGGCCAGGCCCAGGCCGCCGTCGAAAAACTGCTCAAGCAGGAACTGCCCAACGGCATGACCTACGAATGGACCGAGATCACCTATCAACAGATCCTCTCGGGCAATACCGCCCTGCTGGTCTTCCCGCTCTGCGTGCTGCTGGCGTTCCTGGTGCTGGCCGCGCAATACGAGAGCTGGAGCCTGCCGCTGGCGGTGATCCTGATCGTGCCGATGACCTTGCTGTCGGCCATTACCGGCGTGATCCTGTCAGGTAGCGACAACAACATCTTCACTCAAATCGGGCTGATCGTGCTGGTGGGCCTGGCGTGCAAGAACGCGATCCTGATCGTCGAGTTCGCCAAGGACAAGCAACAGGAGGGCCTCGACCCGCTGGCCGCGGTACTGGAAGCCTGCCGGATGCGGCTGCGACCGATCCTGATGACGTCGTTCGCCTTCATCATGGGAGTGGTGCCGCTGGTGATTTCTACCGGGGCCGGCGCCGAGATGCGTCATGCCATGGGTGTGGCGGTGTTCTCCGGGATGCTCGGGGTGACCTTCTTCGGCCTGCTGCTGACACCGGTGTTCTTTGTGCTGATTCGTCGTTACGTCGAACGTGCTCAGGCTCGCAAGTCCGCCCGGACGGAACATACCCGCGCATTGGCGCAGGAGAGCCACTGA
- a CDS encoding CSS-motif domain-containing protein produces the protein MTQHRPQHPRSARTFKLKPLLLSALVGLIPVISGMLILYWQVDRSLMRDSLAAGQRAIANIDRTLERADDVTARAFSLAGQECSAILEPMRRLVVGYPSVRSIVMGDSERLYCGSELGEFTRPVTPDMNSTSKLILRTASTSMPEQPSLLFRRFEGRNSVNAVIDALVLGENLAHARNGATVLLEHNGLFLDPEGRISTYDFDDHGDHHAVQVSAHYGYTIHSGYGPNEVTKAFKAQAFPMFGTLLLLGVITAGVCHWLSRLPRGQR, from the coding sequence ATGACTCAGCATCGCCCCCAACACCCCAGATCCGCCCGTACCTTCAAATTGAAGCCCTTGCTGCTGTCTGCGCTTGTAGGGCTGATCCCGGTCATCAGCGGCATGCTGATCCTCTATTGGCAGGTCGATCGCTCATTGATGCGCGACAGCCTGGCGGCCGGACAACGGGCTATCGCCAACATCGACCGAACCCTCGAACGCGCCGACGACGTGACCGCACGCGCCTTCTCCCTGGCGGGACAGGAGTGCAGCGCCATCCTCGAGCCGATGCGCCGCCTGGTAGTGGGCTACCCCTCGGTACGCTCGATCGTGATGGGCGACAGCGAACGCCTGTATTGCGGCAGCGAACTCGGCGAGTTCACTCGCCCTGTAACCCCGGATATGAACTCGACCAGCAAATTGATTCTGCGCACTGCCAGCACTTCGATGCCTGAACAACCTTCGTTGCTGTTTCGCCGGTTCGAGGGGCGCAACAGTGTCAACGCCGTGATCGATGCTCTGGTACTGGGCGAAAACCTCGCCCACGCCCGCAACGGTGCCACCGTGCTGCTCGAACACAACGGGCTGTTTCTCGATCCCGAGGGACGGATATCGACTTATGACTTCGACGACCATGGCGATCATCATGCAGTGCAGGTGTCGGCGCACTACGGCTACACCATCCACAGTGGTTATGGCCCGAATGAAGTGACCAAGGCCTTCAAGGCCCAGGCATTTCCCATGTTCGGCACGCTGCTGCTGTTGGGCGTCATTACCGCCGGCGTGTGCCATTGGCTGTCACGCCTGCCTCGCGGGCAACGCTAA
- a CDS encoding ABC transporter substrate-binding protein, which translates to MFKRKAMTAGLFAFSLCSFTLGCLASSSVQAAEKPASLPIGITTFMSGPASVFGMPAREAAQIYLDELNAGGGIDGVQVTPIYIDEGVGGDRLLSEYRRVVQEQGAQIMLASISSGNCNTLAPVAEDLKVVNILWDCGTEKAIEGHQYQYIVRSQANAVTEMVASVLYLLKMKPDFKTIAVVNQDYAWGRDSWDIFQTTLKALKPDVQVVAELFPKFGASDFSAEVSRLQVLRPDVVLSTSWGGDLDTFVRQASQRGLLKNSQFFLALGESSLERLGNSLPDGVLIGARGDHYFLEPRYINDPKHRAFVDKYRAKTGVYPIYSVYHMVQALDAMTAAYKKAIVANNGQWPDEEQLAKAFRGLEFRGLTAPVTIRPEDGQGLEDQLFGMTTSSPDYRFKVLKNIMIVPAALVTTPAGESTPTWLKTLTPALLDKVSLLDKQP; encoded by the coding sequence ATGTTCAAGCGCAAAGCAATGACTGCGGGTCTGTTCGCGTTCTCTTTATGCTCATTCACGTTAGGCTGCCTCGCCAGCTCAAGCGTACAGGCCGCCGAAAAGCCTGCCAGCTTGCCCATCGGCATCACCACGTTCATGTCCGGCCCGGCCTCGGTGTTCGGCATGCCGGCCAGGGAAGCCGCGCAAATTTACCTTGACGAACTCAATGCTGGCGGTGGTATCGACGGCGTCCAGGTCACGCCCATCTACATCGACGAAGGCGTAGGGGGTGACCGGTTGTTGTCCGAGTACCGGCGCGTGGTCCAGGAGCAAGGCGCCCAGATCATGTTGGCGTCGATCTCCAGCGGCAACTGCAACACGCTGGCCCCGGTTGCCGAAGACCTCAAGGTGGTCAACATCCTGTGGGACTGCGGCACCGAGAAGGCCATTGAAGGCCATCAATACCAGTACATCGTTCGCAGTCAGGCCAACGCCGTGACCGAAATGGTCGCCAGCGTCCTCTATCTGCTGAAGATGAAACCGGACTTCAAGACCATCGCCGTGGTCAACCAGGACTACGCCTGGGGTCGCGACTCGTGGGATATCTTCCAGACCACCCTCAAGGCCCTCAAGCCCGACGTGCAGGTGGTCGCCGAGCTGTTTCCCAAGTTCGGTGCTTCGGATTTTTCCGCCGAAGTCAGCCGCCTGCAAGTGTTGCGTCCGGACGTCGTGCTGAGCACTTCCTGGGGGGGCGATCTGGACACCTTCGTGCGTCAGGCGAGCCAGCGTGGCTTGCTGAAGAATTCGCAGTTCTTCCTCGCCCTGGGCGAGTCTTCGCTTGAGCGCCTGGGCAACAGTCTGCCCGATGGCGTGCTGATCGGCGCCCGCGGCGATCACTACTTCCTTGAACCGCGCTATATCAATGACCCTAAACACAGGGCCTTCGTCGATAAATACCGGGCCAAGACCGGTGTCTACCCGATCTATTCGGTGTACCACATGGTGCAGGCGCTGGATGCAATGACTGCCGCCTACAAAAAAGCCATCGTCGCCAATAACGGCCAGTGGCCGGATGAGGAGCAACTAGCCAAGGCCTTTCGTGGGCTGGAGTTCCGCGGCCTGACCGCCCCCGTGACTATCCGCCCCGAAGATGGCCAAGGCCTGGAAGACCAACTGTTCGGCATGACCACCAGCAGCCCCGACTACAGATTCAAAGTCCTCAAGAACATCATGATCGTGCCGGCCGCCCTGGTGACCACCCCAGCGGGCGAGTCGACCCCGACGTGGCTGAAAACCCTGACACCGGCGCTGCTCGACAAAGTCAGCCTGCTGGATAAACAGCCATGA
- a CDS encoding EAL domain-containing protein gives MPLNRKSARRNALLPWLVGAVPVLLGLVITYWQAERALVNEGELTATQTVGQIERILDNVAGAADELLPLAGTPCADAQLALRDQVARRPYVRSTLIAERGSLYCSSLFGDFRERLNAADYVGGRLSLISGNSVTPGRAVLLYRAHRDDPQHPDQSALAAVDGTHVINTLNTLGRHNDLILQVGADWLSADGQVQEQALPVFDMAPVTVQSARYPISVHTGFAAGSAWQVMVSDYPALLALLLFLGLLAGLVCRWLLKRAHSPPAELRRALLAAEFVPYFQPVVRSTDKHWAGAEVLMRWQHPHLGLVRPDLFIPLAEDCGEIVPMTRSLMHQTAQLISPIAHRLGEQFHLAFNISAAHCQDLTLLADCREFLAAFPEGSIKLVLELTERELIEPSDVTQRLFAELHEIGVKIALDDFGTGHSSHSYLQAFKIDCLKIDQSFVAMIGVEALSRHILDNVIDLCHKLDLQIVAEGVETPEQGEYLAAQNVDYLQGYLYAKPMSGADFVARLSQA, from the coding sequence ATGCCCTTGAACCGCAAGTCCGCACGCCGCAATGCCCTGCTGCCTTGGCTCGTGGGCGCTGTGCCCGTGTTGTTGGGGCTGGTGATCACTTATTGGCAAGCCGAACGGGCGCTGGTCAACGAGGGAGAACTGACCGCCACTCAAACCGTCGGGCAGATCGAGCGCATCCTCGACAATGTTGCCGGTGCCGCCGACGAGCTGTTGCCATTGGCCGGCACACCCTGCGCCGACGCGCAGTTGGCGTTGCGCGATCAGGTTGCCCGTCGCCCCTACGTGCGCTCCACGCTCATTGCCGAGCGCGGCAGTCTGTATTGCAGCTCGCTGTTCGGCGACTTTCGCGAGCGCTTGAACGCGGCGGATTACGTCGGCGGTCGGCTGTCGCTGATCAGCGGCAACAGCGTGACGCCGGGGCGCGCAGTGCTGCTGTACCGCGCCCACCGCGACGACCCGCAGCATCCCGACCAGAGCGCCCTGGCCGCCGTCGACGGCACTCACGTGATCAATACCCTCAACACCTTGGGGCGCCATAACGACTTGATCCTGCAGGTCGGAGCGGACTGGCTATCAGCCGATGGCCAGGTACAGGAACAGGCCCTACCGGTGTTCGACATGGCGCCGGTCACCGTGCAATCGGCGCGCTACCCCATCAGCGTGCATACCGGCTTCGCGGCAGGATCCGCCTGGCAAGTGATGGTCAGCGACTATCCGGCGCTGCTGGCGCTGTTGCTGTTCCTCGGCCTGTTGGCCGGGCTGGTCTGTCGCTGGCTGCTCAAGCGCGCGCATTCGCCGCCGGCGGAACTGCGTCGGGCGCTCCTGGCTGCCGAGTTCGTGCCGTACTTCCAGCCGGTGGTGCGCAGTACCGACAAACACTGGGCCGGCGCCGAGGTCCTGATGCGCTGGCAGCATCCGCATCTAGGGTTGGTGCGCCCTGACCTGTTCATTCCGCTGGCCGAAGACTGCGGCGAAATCGTCCCCATGACCCGCTCGTTGATGCATCAGACCGCCCAGTTGATCAGCCCCATCGCCCATCGGCTCGGCGAACAGTTCCACCTGGCCTTCAACATCAGCGCCGCGCACTGCCAGGACCTGACGCTGCTCGCTGACTGTCGCGAATTCCTCGCCGCGTTTCCCGAAGGCAGTATCAAGCTGGTGCTGGAATTGACCGAGCGAGAGCTGATTGAGCCCAGCGACGTGACCCAGCGCCTGTTTGCCGAGCTGCATGAAATCGGCGTAAAGATCGCCCTGGATGACTTCGGCACCGGCCACTCCAGCCATTCCTATCTGCAGGCGTTCAAGATCGACTGCCTGAAGATCGACCAGAGTTTCGTCGCCATGATCGGCGTCGAAGCGCTATCGCGGCATATCCTCGATAACGTCATCGACCTGTGTCACAAGTTGGACCTGCAAATAGTCGCCGAAGGGGTCGAGACGCCAGAGCAAGGTGAGTACCTGGCGGCGCAGAACGTCGATTACCTGCAAGGCTATCTGTACGCCAAGCCCATGTCGGGGGCCGATTTCGTCGCCAGGTTGTCCCAAGCATGA